From Salinicoccus roseus, one genomic window encodes:
- a CDS encoding TrkH family potassium uptake protein, with product MFKWLERFLDSLSPQRGIFLYYLIALMLASVLLSLPVFYRGEKTTALIDTIFVAASALSVTGLTSINISETFNLGGYVVIMLIMNLGGIGIMAMGTMVWVLFGRRIGLRERMQIAVDNNQYKFSGAVKLVLEIIKVLLVIEAVGAFMYVTYFLVETNDVYYSLMHGIFLSVSATTNGGMDLFGDSLLGFEEAYILQVPVMIQIMLGAIGYPVLIEVRNYLSKHHKNFRFTLFAKITTVTYAGLFFIGAFFIFIMESQNYFVRDSWFKTMMNSLFASATTRSGGLTTVDPSLFSDATQLMMSALMFIGASPSSAGGGIRTTTFALLILFLVAFSRGRTDIRIFNREIAKEDLHRAFAVITLAVFLVFSGIISVVLFEDSRFDLIDVIFEVTSAFGTSGLSTGITDELSAPSKIVVMIFMFIGRIGFISFLFSMAGRQKELPYHFPKERILIG from the coding sequence ATGTTCAAGTGGCTGGAGCGCTTCCTGGATTCTCTCAGTCCACAAAGGGGTATATTTCTGTACTATCTCATTGCATTGATGCTGGCGAGTGTATTGCTCAGCCTGCCTGTATTCTACAGAGGAGAGAAGACGACGGCGCTGATCGACACCATCTTCGTCGCCGCCTCGGCCCTGTCGGTGACGGGTCTGACATCAATCAACATTTCCGAGACATTCAACCTCGGGGGATATGTCGTCATCATGCTGATCATGAACCTCGGCGGCATCGGCATCATGGCGATGGGAACCATGGTATGGGTCCTGTTCGGCCGCCGCATCGGCCTCCGCGAACGCATGCAGATTGCAGTCGACAACAACCAGTACAAATTTTCCGGCGCAGTCAAGCTGGTTCTCGAAATCATCAAGGTGCTGCTGGTGATTGAAGCGGTGGGGGCATTCATGTATGTGACATACTTCCTTGTCGAGACGAACGACGTGTATTATTCGCTCATGCACGGCATCTTCCTCTCCGTATCCGCCACGACGAACGGCGGGATGGATCTGTTCGGCGATTCCCTGCTCGGGTTTGAAGAAGCCTACATACTGCAGGTGCCGGTGATGATCCAGATCATGCTCGGGGCCATCGGCTATCCGGTGCTGATCGAAGTGAGGAACTATTTGAGCAAGCATCATAAGAACTTCCGCTTCACACTGTTCGCCAAGATTACGACGGTGACGTATGCAGGACTCTTCTTCATCGGTGCTTTCTTCATCTTCATCATGGAATCGCAGAACTATTTCGTCCGCGATTCATGGTTCAAGACGATGATGAACAGCCTGTTCGCCTCCGCGACGACGCGCAGCGGAGGGCTGACGACCGTCGACCCGAGCCTGTTCAGTGATGCCACCCAGCTGATGATGAGCGCCCTGATGTTCATCGGCGCCTCGCCGAGTTCGGCCGGCGGCGGCATCCGGACGACGACGTTTGCCCTGCTCATCCTGTTCCTGGTCGCCTTCAGCCGTGGCCGTACGGACATCCGCATCTTCAACCGGGAGATCGCGAAGGAGGATCTGCACCGCGCATTCGCCGTCATAACGCTCGCCGTCTTCCTCGTCTTCAGCGGCATCATCTCCGTCGTCCTGTTCGAGGACAGCCGCTTCGATCTGATCGACGTCATCTTCGAAGTGACCAGCGCATTCGGAACATCCGGACTATCCACCGGCATCACCGACGAACTGTCGGCGCCGAGTAAGATCGTCGTCATGATATTCATGTTCATCGGCCGGATCGGGTTCATTTCATTCCTGTTCTCCATGGCCGGCCGGCAGAAGGAACTGCCGTACCACTTCCCTAAAGAGCGCATCCTGATCGGTTAA
- a CDS encoding spore coat protein, with product MEFEDILDHAGKKRDELIATELLVSSKATVRAYAVALTETISPEVREILKRQLSQALNQHARIADYMIEREMYHPFDLEKQIKKDKKKVKKARKIIAEGERPKQPSQKVKKRSRNEEAAVDDAASMSDAHEADRQPVESGSTRTE from the coding sequence ATGGAATTCGAAGATATTTTGGATCATGCCGGCAAGAAGCGGGATGAGCTCATCGCCACGGAACTGCTCGTCTCGTCCAAAGCCACCGTCCGTGCCTATGCCGTTGCACTGACGGAAACCATTTCCCCCGAAGTGCGGGAGATTCTGAAGCGCCAGCTGTCACAGGCGTTGAACCAGCACGCCCGTATCGCCGACTATATGATCGAGCGGGAGATGTACCATCCTTTCGACCTTGAGAAACAGATCAAGAAGGATAAGAAGAAAGTGAAGAAGGCGCGTAAGATCATCGCGGAAGGCGAGAGGCCGAAGCAGCCCAGCCAGAAGGTGAAGAAGCGCAGCAGGAACGAGGAAGCCGCGGTTGATGATGCTGCGTCCATGTCTGATGCGCATGAAGCAGACCGCCAGCCGGTGGAATCCGGCAGTACGCGTACAGAATAA
- a CDS encoding TerC family protein, giving the protein MDFAIILEYAWVLVVLIVLEGLLAADNAVVLAVMVKHLDRKRRKKALFYGLLGAFVFRMIAILLLVWLVQWWWMQALGALYLFYVSISHLYKLWQGNKEPEEPTAGTEGIAVDAAKEKKGSGFWFTVFKVELADIAFAIDSILAAAAIALALPEVGGDFFGVNAGQYTVMLIGGLIGVIIMRFFATWFVELLNRKPGLEVAAFIIVGWVGVKLAVLTLAHDAIAVIPHDFPHSGTWKLIFWAVMVIIIAAGWFLSNDHGHGEKVESNH; this is encoded by the coding sequence ATGGATTTTGCGATAATTTTGGAGTACGCATGGGTGCTCGTCGTCCTGATCGTGCTTGAGGGGCTGCTTGCTGCAGACAACGCGGTCGTGCTCGCCGTAATGGTCAAGCACCTGGATAGGAAACGCCGGAAGAAGGCGCTGTTCTACGGACTGCTCGGTGCATTCGTCTTCCGCATGATCGCCATCCTGCTGCTCGTCTGGCTCGTCCAGTGGTGGTGGATGCAGGCACTCGGTGCACTCTACCTGTTCTACGTGTCGATCTCGCACCTGTACAAGCTGTGGCAGGGGAATAAGGAGCCGGAGGAACCGACAGCCGGCACTGAAGGCATTGCGGTAGACGCAGCGAAGGAGAAGAAGGGCAGCGGATTCTGGTTCACGGTATTCAAGGTGGAGCTTGCGGATATCGCATTCGCCATCGATTCGATACTTGCAGCCGCAGCCATCGCACTTGCACTGCCTGAAGTCGGCGGCGACTTCTTCGGCGTCAATGCTGGACAGTACACCGTAATGCTCATCGGCGGACTGATCGGTGTCATCATCATGCGGTTCTTCGCCACATGGTTCGTCGAACTGCTCAACAGGAAGCCCGGGCTCGAAGTCGCAGCCTTCATAATCGTCGGCTGGGTCGGCGTGAAGCTTGCCGTGCTTACGCTTGCGCATGATGCCATCGCAGTCATTCCGCATGATTTCCCGCATTCCGGAACATGGAAGCTGATCTTCTGGGCAGTCATGGTGATCATCATCGCAGCAGGATGGTTCCTGAGCAATGATCATGGACATGGTGAAAAAGTGGAAAGCAACCATTAA
- a CDS encoding S1C family serine protease has protein sequence MERSKKHIIPKDRYRRKRRTFSGEEPERRDGADQGPSQQDNMTDEREPVSQAPHDEDIETQAASSDAEEMPATARRRENEQPPETEREYAPGEEGYRDQSVPASMGGTAGMTAGSDDADRPADDERHINDGNGGNDGNRRRGCLGGFLLPFIAGLLGALAMLLLFNFLNDDGSGGNGAEDGADTEEAADRSVSEENEQEMEDIKGQLKEESGNSDKVISDTTAAIQKAKQSVVSIINLQRMGEVVPGLQEGPESEPEEAGTGSGVIYKLTDDHAYIVTNNHVVEGATELQVNLENGDQLSGEIIGTDLWTDLAVVRVERGNIDDAIDFGNSDQLLVGETAIAIGSPLGQAFSGSVSRGIISGLDRSVPVDIDTDGNYDWEANVLQTDAAINPGNSGGALVDQNGDLIGINSMKISMPTVEGIGFAIPANEVEQIVTQLEENGEVQRPYLGVLLQDLYTVPAEVLVNEMNLPDDVNSGVIISHVEEGTPADAAGLEALDVVVSLDGNEVENMMELRKYLYYEKEQGEEMQIEYYRDGQLQQTTATLE, from the coding sequence TTGGAAAGATCGAAGAAGCATATCATTCCAAAAGATAGATACCGCCGGAAGCGTAGGACGTTTTCGGGCGAGGAGCCAGAGCGCAGGGACGGAGCGGACCAGGGACCGTCACAGCAGGACAATATGACGGATGAAAGGGAGCCCGTGTCACAGGCACCTCACGATGAAGACATCGAAACCCAGGCAGCATCGAGTGATGCGGAAGAGATGCCGGCAACGGCCAGACGGCGTGAAAATGAACAGCCTCCGGAAACGGAGCGGGAATATGCTCCGGGCGAGGAAGGATACAGGGACCAGAGCGTACCAGCCAGCATGGGCGGCACTGCCGGCATGACCGCGGGAAGTGACGATGCGGACCGGCCTGCCGATGACGAACGGCACATCAATGATGGTAATGGCGGGAACGACGGCAACAGGCGGCGCGGCTGCCTCGGCGGCTTCCTCCTGCCATTCATCGCAGGACTGCTCGGCGCACTCGCCATGCTGCTCCTGTTCAACTTCCTGAACGATGACGGCAGCGGCGGCAACGGAGCGGAAGATGGCGCGGATACCGAAGAGGCCGCCGATCGGAGCGTCTCCGAAGAGAACGAGCAGGAGATGGAGGACATCAAGGGACAGCTCAAGGAAGAGAGCGGCAACTCCGATAAGGTCATTTCGGATACGACGGCCGCCATCCAGAAGGCGAAGCAGTCGGTCGTTTCGATCATCAACCTGCAAAGGATGGGCGAAGTCGTGCCGGGCCTCCAGGAAGGGCCGGAAAGCGAGCCCGAGGAAGCGGGTACCGGCTCCGGTGTCATCTATAAGCTGACTGACGACCATGCGTACATCGTCACGAACAACCATGTTGTGGAAGGTGCGACGGAGCTCCAGGTCAACCTTGAAAATGGCGACCAGCTGAGCGGTGAGATCATCGGCACCGACCTCTGGACGGACCTCGCGGTCGTACGCGTCGAACGCGGCAATATCGATGATGCCATAGACTTCGGCAACAGCGACCAGCTGCTCGTCGGCGAGACGGCCATTGCGATCGGTTCGCCGCTCGGCCAGGCATTCTCGGGCTCCGTATCCCGGGGCATCATCTCCGGACTTGACCGGAGCGTCCCCGTCGACATCGATACCGACGGCAACTACGACTGGGAGGCGAACGTCCTCCAGACTGATGCCGCCATCAACCCCGGCAACTCCGGCGGGGCACTGGTCGACCAGAACGGCGACCTGATTGGCATCAACTCCATGAAGATCAGCATGCCGACGGTCGAAGGCATCGGCTTCGCCATTCCGGCAAATGAAGTCGAGCAGATCGTCACACAGCTCGAGGAGAACGGCGAAGTGCAGCGGCCTTATCTCGGTGTGCTGCTCCAGGATCTCTATACGGTCCCTGCAGAAGTGCTGGTCAATGAGATGAATCTTCCGGATGATGTGAATTCCGGCGTCATCATCAGCCACGTCGAAGAAGGGACGCCGGCTGATGCGGCAGGGCTCGAGGCGCTTGATGTCGTCGTATCGCTCGACGGAAACGAAGTGGAGAACATGATGGAACTCAGGAAATACCTGTACTATGAAAAGGAACAGGGCGAAGAGATGCAGATAGAATACTACCGCGATGGACAGCTGCAGCAGACGACGGCGACATTGGAGTAG
- a CDS encoding YkvS family protein, which translates to MEVEVEAAKVGNIVEFDGMKGKVEKVNENSVIVDVTINDDFDEHEMFEKTVINHKRYKIIEE; encoded by the coding sequence ATGGAAGTAGAAGTAGAAGCGGCGAAAGTTGGAAACATCGTAGAGTTTGACGGCATGAAAGGCAAAGTTGAGAAAGTGAACGAAAACTCCGTCATTGTCGACGTAACGATCAATGATGACTTCGATGAACACGAAATGTTCGAAAAGACTGTCATCAACCACAAGAGATACAAGATCATCGAAGAGTAG
- a CDS encoding peptide chain release factor 3: MDFTHEIEKRKTFAIISHPDAGKTTLTEKLLLFGGAIRQAGTVKGKKGGKFATSDWMKVEQERGISVTSSVMQFDFDGYKINILDTPGHEDFSEDTYRTLMAVDSAVMVIDAAKGIEPQTLKLFKVCRMRGIPIFTFINKLDRVGKEPFELLEEIEETLEIETYPMTWPIGMGPSFFGIINRKDRTINPYREEEKLTLDEDYALKEAHPIAEDEAFQTAIDEFMLVEEAGDAFDRDKIATGDLTPVFFGSALSTFGIEEFLDTYVDYAPMPTPRKTKEESQVSPKNEDFSGFIFKIQANMDPRHRDRLAFMRVVSGKFTRGMDVTLARTGRKTKVNRATMFMADDTETVNEAYAGDIIGLYDTGNFQIGDTLYDGQKVDFEDLPQFTPEIFMKVSAKNVMKQKHFYKGIEQLVQEGAIQYYKTVHTNQPILGAVGQLQFEVFEHRMKNEYNTDVIMEPVGKKIARWVENEDAITDAMSTSRSNLVLDRYDNQVFLFENEFAMRWFSEKYPEIKLYTLL; this comes from the coding sequence ATGGATTTCACTCATGAAATAGAAAAAAGAAAGACGTTCGCCATCATCTCGCACCCGGATGCCGGGAAGACGACGCTGACCGAGAAGCTGCTGCTGTTCGGCGGCGCCATCCGTCAGGCAGGTACGGTCAAGGGGAAGAAGGGCGGCAAGTTCGCCACTTCCGACTGGATGAAGGTGGAGCAGGAGCGTGGCATCAGTGTCACGAGCTCCGTCATGCAGTTCGACTTCGACGGATACAAGATCAACATCCTGGATACACCGGGCCACGAGGACTTCTCGGAAGATACGTACCGCACACTGATGGCGGTCGACTCCGCCGTCATGGTCATCGATGCCGCAAAGGGCATCGAGCCGCAGACGCTGAAGCTCTTCAAAGTCTGCCGAATGCGCGGCATCCCGATCTTCACGTTCATCAACAAGCTCGACCGTGTCGGCAAGGAGCCGTTCGAACTGCTCGAGGAGATCGAGGAGACGCTCGAGATCGAGACGTATCCGATGACATGGCCGATCGGCATGGGGCCCTCCTTCTTCGGCATCATCAACCGCAAGGACCGCACGATCAACCCTTACCGCGAAGAGGAGAAGCTTACGCTTGATGAGGACTATGCACTCAAGGAAGCACACCCGATCGCAGAAGACGAAGCGTTCCAGACCGCAATCGATGAGTTCATGCTCGTCGAGGAGGCGGGGGATGCCTTCGACCGCGACAAGATTGCGACGGGCGACCTGACACCGGTATTCTTCGGTTCCGCACTGTCCACGTTCGGCATCGAGGAGTTCCTCGACACGTATGTCGACTACGCGCCGATGCCGACGCCACGGAAGACGAAGGAGGAGTCGCAGGTGTCGCCGAAGAATGAAGACTTCAGCGGCTTCATCTTCAAGATCCAGGCCAACATGGACCCGCGCCACCGCGACCGCCTGGCGTTCATGCGCGTCGTCTCCGGCAAGTTCACGCGCGGCATGGACGTCACCCTGGCCCGCACCGGCCGGAAGACGAAGGTCAACCGTGCGACGATGTTCATGGCAGATGATACGGAGACCGTCAACGAGGCATACGCCGGCGACATCATCGGACTGTATGACACCGGCAACTTCCAGATCGGGGATACGCTCTATGATGGTCAGAAGGTCGATTTCGAGGATCTGCCGCAGTTCACACCGGAGATATTCATGAAGGTATCCGCCAAGAACGTCATGAAGCAGAAGCACTTCTACAAGGGCATCGAACAGCTCGTGCAGGAGGGCGCGATCCAGTACTACAAGACGGTGCACACGAACCAGCCGATACTCGGCGCCGTCGGCCAGCTGCAGTTCGAAGTGTTCGAACACCGCATGAAGAACGAGTACAACACCGACGTCATCATGGAGCCGGTCGGCAAGAAAATCGCCCGCTGGGTGGAGAACGAGGATGCCATCACGGATGCGATGAGTACGTCGCGCTCGAACCTCGTGCTCGACCGCTATGACAACCAGGTCTTCCTGTTCGAGAACGAGTTCGCCATGCGCTGGTTCAGCGAGAAGTATCCTGAAATAAAACTTTATACGCTGCTGTAG
- a CDS encoding YueH family protein, translated as MLQTQTSINDARMPVFIFPHEERNTYIVSIPDMNFSLEYSRDLSEADQAEEIILHLFNVMDEETCESVARDITRATSTK; from the coding sequence ATGTTACAGACGCAGACATCCATCAATGACGCCCGCATGCCGGTCTTCATTTTCCCGCACGAGGAACGGAACACGTACATCGTCAGCATACCGGATATGAACTTCAGCCTGGAGTACAGCCGGGACTTAAGCGAAGCGGATCAGGCCGAGGAGATCATCCTCCATCTGTTCAATGTGATGGATGAGGAAACATGCGAATCAGTCGCACGTGACATTACACGCGCAACCTCTACAAAGTAA
- a CDS encoding UDP-N-acetylmuramoyl-L-alanyl-D-glutamate--2,6-diaminopimelate ligase, producing the protein MNSKTLISLLKIKEAYGDFPETVTNITMDSREVDEGSVFVAIRGYQVDGFDFIPQAIRSGCRFIVTDRHVELPEGAGLLIVKDPEKVAALFAEYIYDFPHETQTMIGVTGTNGKTTVATMIHNLSRALGKNSAYLGTNGFMINEDRYGSTNTTPETTRLHKRIQEAHERETEVFTMEVSSHALGLGRTFGIEYDITIFTNLTQDHLDFHNTMDEYGYTKGLLFSQMGHNMKDRKYIVLNQDDPWSARYSRMTPHEVITYGMTPEADFHPTDIEGTLEGFNFMLNTPEGAFHVESPYIGHFNIQNLMCAIISEWLQGYRLSRIIAAVGDMAPVEGRLEVLDKTLPIDIIIDFAHTPDALDKIIDTIEPFVTQRLIFLVGMTGERDLSKAREMGRISTRADVAIFTPDNPANDDPKMLVDALAAGASHDNYHSFTDRTEGIEYAIDIAEPGDTVVLACKGREPYQIMADYVKVPHRDDLIALDRAYRKYRRDEYVTDADIHQ; encoded by the coding sequence ATGAATTCGAAGACTCTGATTTCCCTTCTGAAAATAAAAGAGGCCTATGGGGATTTCCCGGAAACCGTGACAAATATAACGATGGATTCCCGTGAAGTGGACGAAGGTTCCGTGTTCGTCGCGATCAGGGGCTACCAGGTGGACGGGTTTGACTTCATTCCGCAGGCCATCCGGTCCGGCTGCCGGTTCATCGTCACAGACCGTCATGTTGAGCTGCCGGAAGGTGCCGGACTGCTCATCGTCAAGGATCCGGAAAAGGTGGCGGCGCTGTTTGCGGAGTACATCTATGATTTCCCGCATGAGACCCAGACGATGATCGGGGTCACCGGTACGAACGGCAAGACGACCGTGGCGACGATGATCCATAACCTGAGCCGGGCGCTCGGCAAGAACAGTGCCTATCTCGGGACGAACGGATTCATGATCAATGAAGACCGCTACGGCAGCACGAATACGACGCCTGAGACGACGCGCCTGCACAAGCGCATCCAGGAGGCCCATGAGCGGGAGACGGAAGTGTTCACGATGGAAGTGTCCTCGCACGCGCTCGGCCTCGGCCGCACATTCGGCATCGAATATGATATAACAATCTTCACCAACCTGACGCAGGACCACCTCGACTTCCATAATACGATGGATGAATACGGCTATACGAAGGGGCTGCTGTTCTCCCAGATGGGGCACAACATGAAGGACCGCAAATACATCGTCCTCAACCAGGACGACCCATGGAGTGCGCGCTACAGCAGAATGACGCCGCACGAAGTGATCACCTACGGCATGACCCCGGAAGCGGACTTCCATCCGACGGACATCGAGGGGACGCTCGAAGGCTTCAACTTCATGCTCAACACGCCGGAAGGGGCCTTCCACGTCGAGTCGCCGTACATCGGCCACTTCAATATACAGAATCTGATGTGCGCCATCATAAGTGAATGGCTGCAGGGGTACCGGCTCTCCCGCATCATCGCGGCTGTCGGCGACATGGCACCGGTCGAAGGGCGCCTGGAGGTGCTCGATAAGACACTGCCGATCGACATCATCATCGATTTCGCCCATACGCCGGACGCGCTCGACAAGATCATCGATACGATCGAACCCTTCGTCACCCAGCGCCTGATCTTCCTCGTCGGCATGACTGGGGAGCGGGATCTTTCGAAGGCCCGCGAAATGGGGCGCATCTCCACCCGGGCTGATGTGGCGATCTTCACGCCGGACAACCCGGCCAATGACGATCCAAAAATGCTCGTCGATGCGCTCGCGGCAGGCGCATCGCATGACAACTACCATTCATTCACGGACCGCACCGAAGGCATCGAATACGCGATCGACATCGCAGAGCCCGGCGACACGGTGGTGCTCGCATGCAAGGGGCGCGAGCCGTACCAGATCATGGCGGACTATGTGAAGGTGCCGCACCGCGACGACCTGATCGCACTGGATCGGGCATACCGCAAATACCGGAGGGATGAGTATGTTACAGACGCAGACATCCATCAATGA
- a CDS encoding MFS transporter, with the protein MATNDHKKRFWKLAFILFLTEIVRGMFILSYLPALPTIGIISLSLSAIVITMHYVFDAVTNIWLGFLMRKIGAWWTMFLSYVVGVGAMVTVMFDQSFYVLLIAACLLGISVCPIWIIALSNVKDENRGREMGLIFFAWLAGLGAGMVVMNFLIGIFDAGAVYAMAGVFLINFIVFLVMPGDYKVKTREGQTASRRKQRLPLRETWDILRHHMKNMPGIMLQGLGVGMLLPVLPTYITTLLELNYFEYTFFILLVFGIVGFGMTVLSRALDVHTERFTRSVITGGFFIYAAGVIWFSTLETVWLIFAIASFIGLAYGIMLPAWNKYLAGTIASSQKEESWGVISSVQGIGAMIGPALGGLIADIFGTVTATLMASGLIFVLLFVYYGVLFSINWRTARS; encoded by the coding sequence ATGGCAACCAATGATCATAAGAAAAGATTCTGGAAACTTGCTTTCATCCTCTTCCTGACTGAAATCGTCCGGGGGATGTTCATATTAAGCTACCTGCCCGCCCTGCCGACCATCGGCATCATTTCGCTCAGCCTGTCGGCCATCGTCATCACGATGCACTATGTATTCGATGCCGTGACGAACATCTGGCTCGGCTTCCTGATGCGCAAGATCGGCGCCTGGTGGACGATGTTCCTGTCATATGTCGTCGGCGTCGGTGCCATGGTCACCGTCATGTTCGACCAGAGCTTCTACGTGCTGCTGATCGCAGCATGCCTGCTCGGCATCAGCGTGTGTCCGATATGGATCATCGCACTGTCGAACGTGAAGGATGAGAACCGTGGCCGCGAGATGGGCCTCATCTTCTTCGCATGGCTTGCGGGGCTCGGTGCCGGCATGGTCGTCATGAACTTCCTGATCGGCATCTTCGATGCCGGTGCAGTCTATGCGATGGCCGGGGTGTTCCTGATCAACTTCATCGTCTTCCTCGTCATGCCGGGCGACTACAAGGTGAAAACCCGGGAAGGACAGACGGCGAGCCGGCGCAAACAGCGCCTTCCGCTCCGCGAGACGTGGGATATCCTCCGCCACCATATGAAGAACATGCCGGGCATCATGCTGCAGGGACTCGGTGTCGGGATGCTGCTGCCGGTCCTGCCGACATACATCACGACGCTGCTCGAGCTCAACTATTTCGAATATACCTTCTTCATCCTGCTCGTCTTCGGCATCGTCGGCTTCGGCATGACGGTGCTGAGCCGGGCGCTCGACGTCCATACCGAACGCTTCACGCGTAGTGTGATCACGGGCGGCTTCTTCATCTATGCTGCAGGTGTCATCTGGTTCAGTACGCTTGAGACGGTATGGCTCATCTTCGCCATCGCAAGCTTCATCGGCCTCGCCTACGGCATCATGCTGCCGGCATGGAATAAATACCTCGCCGGCACGATCGCCAGCAGCCAGAAGGAGGAGTCATGGGGCGTCATCAGTTCCGTCCAGGGCATCGGCGCCATGATCGGCCCGGCGCTCGGCGGGCTCATCGCCGACATCTTCGGCACGGTGACCGCCACCCTCATGGCGAGCGGTCTGATCTTCGTCCTCCTGTTCGTCTACTACGGCGTGCTGTTCTCCATCAACTGGCGGACAGCGCGGAGCTGA